A single region of the Latilactobacillus curvatus JCM 1096 = DSM 20019 genome encodes:
- the metG gene encoding methionine--tRNA ligase yields the protein MAETKPTFYVTTPIYYPSGKLTIGNSYTTIAADVIARYKRLMGFDVFFLTGTDEHGLKIEQKAAEKHLAPQEYVDGMAKDIKALWQTLEISNDKFIRTTDEYHVKAVQKIFDKLLAQGDIYLGKYEGWYSVSDEEYFTESQLAEVYKDDDGNVIGGKAPSGHEVQRVAEETYKFKMSKYADRLLAYYEEHPDFIEPASRRNEMINNFIKPGLEDLSVSRISFDWGIHVSSNPKHVVYVWLEALSNYITALGYGSDNDELFNKYWPADVHLVGKEIVRFHTIYWPIFLMALDLPLPKQIFGHGWLLMKDGKMSKSKGNVVYPEMLVERYGLDALRYYLMRAIPFGNDGTFTPEDFVSRINYDLANDLGNLLNRTIAMINKYDNGAVPAYQADVTPFDADLQKTAAQTIEQYTSLMDQLKFSDALDTVWQLISRANKYIDETEPWVLAKDDSRKAELDSVLAHLAESLRIVALLLQPVMTHAPRDMFAQLGLDFDQVAQRELVYGTFPANIQVVAKGTPIFPRLDLDEEVAYIKDQMGQAQKAGLVNEKVKAKQQAAEAKAEFDPKATTLVSEKDAIKFEDFDQTEIRVAEIKAVAKVEGADKLLKFRLDAGDQGDRQIVSGIAEFYPDYEALVGKKVLAVTNLKPRKLRGELSQGMLLSAEHDGQVELAVVPNNLVNGSQIG from the coding sequence ATGGCAGAGACAAAACCAACATTTTACGTAACGACCCCAATCTATTATCCATCTGGTAAATTAACGATTGGTAACTCATATACAACAATCGCCGCCGATGTCATCGCGCGTTACAAACGCTTGATGGGCTTTGATGTCTTCTTCTTGACGGGGACGGACGAACACGGCTTGAAAATCGAACAAAAAGCAGCTGAAAAGCATTTAGCTCCACAAGAATATGTTGATGGCATGGCTAAAGACATCAAAGCATTATGGCAAACTCTTGAAATTTCAAATGACAAATTTATTCGGACAACGGATGAATACCATGTCAAAGCGGTTCAAAAAATCTTCGACAAGTTATTAGCGCAAGGCGATATCTATCTTGGTAAATACGAAGGTTGGTATTCTGTTTCTGATGAAGAATACTTCACTGAATCACAATTAGCAGAAGTTTATAAAGACGACGATGGCAATGTGATCGGTGGGAAAGCCCCATCTGGTCATGAAGTTCAACGGGTCGCTGAAGAAACTTACAAGTTTAAGATGAGCAAGTATGCTGATCGCTTATTGGCTTATTATGAAGAACACCCAGATTTCATCGAACCGGCATCACGGCGTAATGAAATGATCAATAACTTCATCAAACCTGGTTTGGAAGACTTATCGGTTTCTCGAATCTCATTTGACTGGGGAATTCACGTTTCAAGTAATCCGAAGCACGTGGTTTACGTGTGGTTAGAAGCGTTATCAAACTATATCACAGCGCTTGGATACGGTTCAGACAACGACGAATTGTTTAATAAATACTGGCCTGCTGATGTGCATCTAGTTGGGAAAGAAATCGTACGATTCCATACGATTTATTGGCCAATCTTCTTGATGGCTCTAGACTTACCATTACCAAAACAAATTTTTGGTCATGGTTGGTTGTTGATGAAAGACGGTAAAATGTCTAAATCAAAAGGCAACGTAGTTTATCCTGAAATGTTAGTGGAACGTTATGGTCTAGATGCTTTACGTTACTATTTAATGCGTGCGATTCCATTTGGTAACGATGGTACCTTTACACCGGAAGACTTCGTTAGCCGGATTAATTACGATCTTGCCAACGACTTAGGAAACTTGTTGAACCGGACCATTGCGATGATTAACAAGTACGACAATGGCGCTGTGCCAGCTTACCAAGCTGACGTGACACCGTTTGATGCTGACTTACAAAAGACAGCCGCACAAACCATCGAACAATATACCAGCTTAATGGATCAATTGAAGTTCTCTGATGCCTTAGATACCGTTTGGCAATTAATCAGCCGGGCGAATAAGTACATCGATGAAACAGAACCATGGGTCTTGGCAAAAGATGACAGCCGCAAAGCGGAACTCGATAGTGTCTTAGCCCACTTGGCTGAGAGTTTACGGATTGTTGCGCTCTTATTACAACCTGTGATGACGCATGCACCACGTGATATGTTTGCACAATTAGGGCTTGATTTCGATCAAGTTGCGCAACGTGAATTGGTTTATGGGACATTCCCAGCCAATATTCAAGTGGTTGCTAAAGGGACCCCAATCTTCCCACGTTTAGACTTGGATGAAGAAGTCGCATATATTAAGGATCAAATGGGTCAAGCGCAAAAAGCGGGCTTAGTGAACGAAAAAGTGAAGGCTAAGCAACAAGCAGCTGAAGCCAAAGCTGAATTCGATCCAAAAGCAACAACATTAGTCAGTGAAAAGGACGCCATCAAGTTTGAAGATTTCGATCAAACCGAAATTCGCGTTGCTGAAATTAAGGCAGTTGCCAAGGTTGAAGGCGCTGATAAACTATTGAAATTCCGTCTAGATGCTGGGGATCAAGGTGATCGCCAAATCGTTTCCGGCATTGCTGAATTCTATCCAGACTATGAAGCGTTAGTCGGTAAGAAAGTCTTAGCCGTCACGAACTTGAAACCACGTAAATTGCGTGGCGAATTGAGCCAAGGGATGTTGTTATCAGCAGAACATGACGGACAAGTTGAATTAGCAGTTGTGCCAAACAACTTGGTGAACGGCTCACAAATCGGTTAA
- a CDS encoding DUF72 domain-containing protein, translating to MITIGLTTWSEHQSLMPSKKQLTLNDYAQFLPVVEVDSFYYGLRAPTVSANWLTQVPASFQFIVKAHQAMTRQEDYAEFTSTEKELFVRYRQSIEPLIKAGQLQAVLFQFPPFFQLNQENSQYLRQIRAWLPDVPIAVEFRHQSWYDDAFKQQMYAFLKQLNMTHVITDEAQTPTNSVPFEPVVTNPAFAMLRLHGRNMAGWQNPGAQWRKQRTLYRYNQDELQFFADAVRQIKNQAEQVAVIFNNNSGGDAADNALQLQQLLGLEFPDLAPKAPEQIDLF from the coding sequence ATGATAACAATTGGATTAACTACTTGGTCAGAACATCAGTCATTAATGCCCAGCAAAAAGCAGTTAACGTTAAACGACTACGCGCAATTTCTGCCAGTGGTGGAGGTCGATAGTTTTTATTATGGCTTACGCGCACCAACCGTCAGCGCAAACTGGTTGACGCAAGTACCAGCCAGTTTTCAGTTCATTGTTAAAGCACACCAAGCAATGACCCGCCAAGAAGACTACGCCGAGTTTACGAGTACTGAAAAAGAATTGTTTGTGCGGTATCGCCAATCAATTGAACCGCTAATTAAGGCCGGCCAATTACAGGCGGTCTTATTTCAGTTTCCGCCATTTTTTCAACTGAATCAGGAAAATAGTCAGTATTTACGACAAATTCGCGCGTGGTTACCGGATGTGCCAATTGCTGTCGAATTCCGGCATCAATCCTGGTACGATGACGCCTTTAAACAACAGATGTACGCCTTTTTGAAACAGTTAAATATGACGCACGTCATCACAGACGAAGCACAAACACCGACGAACAGTGTGCCGTTTGAACCGGTTGTCACCAATCCGGCGTTTGCGATGTTGCGCCTGCATGGTCGTAATATGGCCGGCTGGCAGAATCCGGGTGCCCAATGGCGGAAGCAACGAACATTGTATCGCTATAATCAAGATGAATTGCAATTTTTTGCGGATGCTGTACGGCAGATTAAAAATCAAGCGGAACAAGTTGCCGTGATTTTTAACAATAATTCTGGTGGGGATGCAGCGGATAATGCTTTGCAATTACAACAATTACTTGGGCTAGAATTTCCTGATTTAGCCCCGAAAGCACCTGAACAGATTGATTTATTTTAA
- a CDS encoding NUDIX domain-containing protein, giving the protein MTKRRYNLAVIRYRGTLLLLNRIKPPFAGLWNGIGGKTEPDETPISGMQRELFEETGLQTNQYTLQNAGWIDWHIDGETIAPIDIFLVDILPTVQLPLYPVGMREGVLQLFEPEWAQAADNQGIVADLQAILPTVLSGQLNRYDTDFHADQMIFFEAIPITEPREGEEAL; this is encoded by the coding sequence GTGACTAAACGACGCTATAATTTAGCGGTAATTCGCTATCGCGGGACTTTACTATTATTGAATCGGATTAAGCCCCCATTTGCTGGGCTTTGGAATGGCATTGGTGGCAAAACAGAACCCGATGAGACGCCAATCAGTGGTATGCAACGGGAGTTATTTGAAGAAACGGGTTTACAAACCAACCAATACACACTCCAAAATGCGGGGTGGATTGATTGGCACATCGACGGTGAAACGATTGCACCGATTGACATTTTTTTAGTCGATATTTTACCAACGGTGCAACTACCACTTTATCCGGTCGGAATGCGCGAAGGCGTGCTTCAATTATTTGAACCAGAATGGGCACAAGCTGCTGATAATCAAGGAATTGTGGCAGACTTACAGGCCATTTTACCAACTGTTTTAAGTGGTCAGCTCAATCGGTATGATACGGATTTTCATGCAGATCAGATGATTTTCTTTGAAGCAATTCCCATTACTGAACCAAGAGAAGGAGAGGAAGCACTATGA
- a CDS encoding chorismate mutase: protein MLTEHYQKIDAIDAQLAVLFEERMQVTKQIATIKHEQKIGLTDIQREKAVMDARLAAVKDPALADYVRDLYQTLILISKQYQVKLMKAMKEAEEK, encoded by the coding sequence ATGTTAACTGAACACTATCAAAAAATTGATGCAATTGATGCCCAATTGGCGGTTTTATTTGAAGAACGCATGCAAGTCACCAAGCAAATTGCAACAATCAAGCATGAACAAAAAATCGGCTTGACGGACATCCAACGCGAAAAAGCGGTGATGGATGCGCGCCTTGCTGCGGTTAAAGATCCAGCACTCGCAGATTACGTAAGGGATTTATACCAAACGTTAATTTTAATTTCGAAACAATATCAAGTAAAATTAATGAAGGCGATGAAAGAAGCAGAAGAAAAATAA
- a CDS encoding NAD-dependent protein deacylase, whose translation MMTFKSMLHAAQHVVFLTGAGVSTASGIPDYRSKTGLYHQQANPEYLLSHTNLITNPASFYEFVTQQMYFPEANPNVIHQVMATIANQKGQIITQNVDGLHTKAGARDVIEFHGSLYRVSCQKCSQAVPYQAYLKDMHHQDCGGILRPNIVLYEEPIDPTVIERSIQAIEAADLIVVVGTSFRVYPFASLIEYRRPDAQLVAINQEALQFEMPVTMIQADATTVFAALATKE comes from the coding sequence GTGATGACTTTTAAATCAATGTTGCATGCGGCACAGCATGTTGTTTTCTTGACGGGTGCGGGCGTGTCAACGGCTTCTGGCATTCCAGATTATCGATCGAAAACGGGGTTGTATCATCAGCAAGCCAATCCAGAATATTTATTAAGTCACACGAATTTAATCACTAATCCAGCCAGTTTTTATGAATTTGTCACGCAGCAGATGTATTTTCCTGAAGCAAACCCAAATGTCATTCACCAAGTGATGGCGACGATTGCGAATCAAAAGGGGCAGATTATCACCCAAAATGTTGATGGGTTGCACACAAAAGCGGGCGCGCGGGATGTGATTGAATTTCATGGTAGTTTATACCGTGTCAGCTGCCAAAAGTGTAGCCAAGCAGTGCCTTATCAGGCCTATTTAAAGGATATGCATCATCAAGATTGTGGTGGGATTTTGCGGCCAAATATCGTTTTATATGAAGAACCGATTGATCCGACGGTGATTGAACGGTCGATTCAGGCGATTGAAGCGGCGGATTTAATTGTCGTGGTCGGGACGTCATTTCGTGTTTACCCATTTGCGAGTTTAATTGAATATCGCCGTCCAGATGCCCAATTAGTAGCGATTAATCAAGAGGCATTACAATTTGAAATGCCAGTCACTATGATACAAGCGGATGCGACAACCGTTTTTGCCGCACTAGCAACTAAGGAGTGA
- a CDS encoding dihydrofolate reductase family protein yields MTEPNSRKVILYLAQSLDGFIAEKDGSTAWLAALDSSESDAAIQAFQRTVDTVVMGRKTYEQSLKLAGTYPYQDKNGYVFSKTLHDTEDRTHVVAGNIPEFMRQLKKEDGGNIWLVGGAEIFTELLKAQLVDELIITIAPVLLGDGISLVSTHLTDMPLELINSRQIGHFVELTYKINY; encoded by the coding sequence ATGACAGAACCAAATTCGCGAAAAGTAATTTTATACCTTGCTCAGAGTCTAGATGGCTTCATCGCTGAAAAAGATGGTAGTACTGCTTGGTTAGCTGCACTCGATTCATCCGAATCAGACGCTGCAATTCAAGCTTTCCAACGCACCGTCGATACCGTTGTGATGGGGCGTAAGACATATGAACAAAGTCTTAAATTAGCCGGCACCTATCCTTACCAAGATAAAAACGGCTATGTCTTCTCGAAAACGTTACATGATACAGAAGATCGAACACATGTCGTTGCTGGGAATATTCCTGAGTTCATGCGTCAATTAAAAAAAGAAGATGGCGGCAATATCTGGCTTGTGGGTGGTGCAGAAATCTTTACCGAATTGCTTAAAGCCCAGTTAGTCGATGAACTCATCATCACCATTGCGCCAGTTCTCCTGGGTGACGGCATTTCACTGGTCAGCACGCACTTAACCGATATGCCATTGGAACTTATCAATAGCCGTCAAATCGGTCATTTTGTTGAATTGACATACAAGATTAATTATTAA
- a CDS encoding pentapeptide repeat-containing protein: MTDKKAQAPRLNPQLETVQLTAFEPDETYEGLFFEELTLKQTEVEMLFFKGCLFKNCQFEQVDFNNCDFQDVQFEHCALLNCSLTNDPFQRVAFNGCQLIGSDFAEAGLNDVTFDTCQADYTGFNFARMRHVDFKDCSMQEVSLGQVDWQWLTMVGNRLNGMDMTGTNLKNLDISQNQFEKATFTLELLRGATISTEQTLVIMSALRINVR, translated from the coding sequence ATGACAGATAAGAAAGCACAGGCACCGCGGCTAAATCCACAACTTGAGACGGTACAGCTTACTGCGTTTGAACCAGATGAGACTTATGAAGGTTTGTTTTTCGAAGAACTAACGTTGAAGCAAACCGAAGTTGAGATGTTATTCTTTAAAGGCTGTTTATTTAAAAATTGTCAGTTTGAACAAGTCGACTTTAATAACTGTGATTTTCAAGATGTGCAATTCGAACACTGCGCGTTGTTAAACTGTTCGTTGACGAATGATCCCTTCCAACGAGTCGCGTTTAATGGTTGCCAGTTGATTGGTTCCGATTTTGCAGAGGCTGGTCTGAATGATGTCACGTTCGACACTTGCCAAGCGGATTACACCGGCTTTAACTTTGCGCGGATGCGGCATGTCGACTTTAAAGATTGCAGTATGCAAGAAGTCTCACTCGGGCAAGTTGATTGGCAGTGGCTAACAATGGTCGGGAATCGTTTGAACGGCATGGATATGACTGGCACGAATTTGAAGAATCTCGATATCAGTCAGAATCAATTCGAAAAAGCGACTTTCACGCTCGAATTATTACGTGGGGCGACCATCAGCACAGAACAGACGCTCGTGATTATGAGCGCGTTGCGAATTAACGTCCGCTAG
- a CDS encoding aldo/keto reductase, protein MQKINVGGSGLMASPIVWGVMRIPQLSDQEALTMLETAYEHGINYFDNADIYGDGASEIKFGNALKASHIDRDQVLVQTKVGIGKKMYDFSKEHIIEGVEASLNRLQLDHVDTLLLHRPDPLMEPDEIAEAFLKLQNSGKVRQFGVSNFNPGQVDLLQQAVPQALIANQLQFSLMHTGMIDAGVHTNMQDARSIHHDGGLLEYSRLTNMTIQAWSPYQYGMFEGVFIDNPKFPELNAALQSVAKAHDTNVNAIASAWLLRIPASMQVVVGTMNPGRLAQICEADKVTLTRREWYDLYLAAGNDLP, encoded by the coding sequence GTGCAAAAAATCAATGTTGGTGGCAGCGGCTTAATGGCTTCGCCAATTGTCTGGGGTGTCATGCGCATCCCACAACTGAGCGACCAAGAAGCCCTGACAATGCTCGAAACCGCCTATGAACATGGGATTAATTACTTTGATAACGCTGATATTTACGGCGATGGTGCTTCCGAAATTAAATTCGGGAACGCCCTTAAGGCCAGTCATATTGACCGTGATCAAGTGCTCGTTCAAACCAAAGTCGGCATTGGCAAAAAAATGTACGACTTTTCAAAGGAACACATCATCGAAGGTGTTGAAGCCAGCCTCAACCGATTACAACTTGATCATGTTGACACCTTGCTGCTCCACCGACCTGATCCACTCATGGAACCGGATGAAATCGCTGAAGCCTTCTTAAAATTGCAAAATAGTGGTAAAGTCCGCCAATTCGGGGTCAGCAACTTCAATCCCGGTCAAGTCGACTTACTCCAACAAGCAGTGCCGCAAGCATTGATTGCTAATCAACTCCAATTCAGTTTGATGCACACTGGTATGATTGATGCCGGCGTGCATACCAATATGCAAGACGCGCGCAGCATTCATCACGATGGTGGTTTATTAGAATACTCACGCCTCACGAATATGACCATTCAAGCATGGAGTCCTTATCAATACGGCATGTTTGAAGGGGTCTTCATCGATAATCCGAAATTTCCAGAATTAAACGCAGCACTCCAATCAGTTGCCAAGGCACATGACACCAACGTCAACGCAATTGCTAGCGCATGGCTCCTCAGAATTCCAGCCAGCATGCAAGTCGTTGTCGGCACAATGAACCCCGGCCGCCTAGCACAAATCTGCGAAGCAGACAAAGTCACCCTCACCAGAAGAGAATGGTACGACCTATACTTGGCAGCAGGCAATGACCTGCCATAA
- a CDS encoding DNA/RNA non-specific endonuclease: protein MFKKYLLVGLSLTMLALGGCQATQSSQPTHENAPTIANKKQVKKTTAILTEKTFKSGDNAYLEVNHNKSTLDVRQWQTERIKYGALDGLNRTTTNTAFLSKETLGRSNTRHRQTWQPTGWHNQPVMIDGQRVFPESRGHLIAYAISFNFNRDGVFQKGELGSSNNPKNLATQTVFSNQRTMQIFEDQVRQALTQNKKVIYQVTTVFRGDELMPRGYWVQAISTDKKLNFNAYVWNVQPKMQFDYATGRGHYDGSMAVVDQYAGNPYQN from the coding sequence ATGTTTAAAAAGTATTTATTGGTCGGCTTATCGTTGACCATGTTGGCGTTGGGTGGCTGTCAGGCGACACAATCTAGTCAACCAACGCACGAGAATGCACCAACAATTGCAAATAAAAAACAAGTTAAAAAAACAACGGCAATCTTGACTGAGAAGACCTTTAAGTCAGGCGACAATGCCTATTTAGAAGTGAACCATAATAAATCAACGTTGGATGTCCGTCAATGGCAAACCGAACGGATCAAGTATGGTGCGTTGGATGGTTTAAATCGGACAACGACTAATACGGCTTTCTTATCGAAAGAGACGTTAGGCCGTTCAAACACACGCCATCGTCAAACGTGGCAACCAACCGGCTGGCATAATCAACCCGTGATGATTGATGGCCAACGGGTCTTTCCTGAAAGTCGCGGCCATTTGATTGCATACGCGATTTCGTTTAATTTCAACCGAGATGGTGTTTTCCAAAAAGGGGAACTCGGCAGTAGCAATAATCCGAAGAACTTAGCGACACAAACGGTCTTCAGCAATCAACGTACCATGCAGATTTTTGAAGACCAGGTTCGCCAAGCACTAACGCAAAATAAAAAGGTGATTTACCAAGTGACAACTGTGTTCCGTGGAGATGAATTGATGCCCCGCGGTTACTGGGTTCAAGCAATCTCAACAGATAAGAAGTTGAACTTTAATGCGTATGTTTGGAATGTACAACCTAAGATGCAATTTGACTATGCAACCGGTCGCGGCCATTACGATGGATCGATGGCGGTGGTGGATCAGTATGCAGGCAATCCTTATCAGAATTAA
- a CDS encoding MATE family efflux transporter, whose translation MHDLTKGNPLKLIILFTGPLLIGNIFQQLYSVIDTLIVGRTIGVNALAAVGSTGGLNMLIIGFCTGTTAGLSILTAQRYGAQDYRGVKRSFATSILISLVITIILTVISLLFARHILVMMKTPASIIVDAQRFIMIIFGGIFASMAFNLLSNIIRALGDSRTPLFFLVIGVIVNIVLDFIFILGFHMGVEGAGFATVSAQIIAAVLCLLYIYRRIPVLVLRPKDFRVTRKDVMDHLKVGLPMGFQSSIIAIGSIVIQIMLNTLGASAVAAYTAAGKIDQLATQVGNSFGITLATYSAQNYGAREFGRISKGVRQTLMVSIIFSLVMGALIIAFGRPLVNLFIGNNQPHVTDLAQIYFRFNSSCYFILAILFAIRYTLQGLGQSFIPTLAGIAELFMRIFAGIFLVQQFGFMGASLANPLAWIGSCLVLLSSYFKTMHQLKRREAGKNREEQDV comes from the coding sequence ATGCATGATTTAACTAAAGGTAATCCGTTGAAATTAATTATCTTATTTACCGGCCCATTATTGATTGGGAATATTTTTCAGCAACTCTATAGTGTCATCGATACCTTAATCGTTGGGCGGACAATTGGTGTTAATGCGTTAGCAGCAGTTGGCTCAACGGGTGGATTGAACATGCTGATTATCGGTTTTTGTACAGGGACCACGGCTGGGTTGTCCATCTTGACAGCCCAACGCTATGGTGCTCAAGACTATCGCGGCGTTAAGCGCAGCTTTGCGACGAGCATTCTGATTAGTTTGGTGATAACCATCATTTTGACAGTTATTAGTCTATTATTTGCTCGACATATTTTGGTCATGATGAAGACGCCGGCCAGCATCATTGTTGATGCTCAACGGTTTATTATGATTATCTTTGGTGGGATTTTTGCCTCGATGGCGTTTAACTTACTTTCGAATATCATTCGCGCACTTGGGGATAGTCGAACCCCCCTCTTTTTCTTAGTAATTGGGGTCATTGTGAATATTGTGTTAGATTTTATTTTTATTTTAGGCTTTCATATGGGCGTTGAAGGGGCCGGGTTTGCGACGGTCTCTGCACAAATAATTGCGGCTGTGTTATGCTTACTATATATTTATCGCCGCATTCCGGTCCTCGTTTTACGGCCGAAGGATTTTCGCGTGACGCGCAAAGATGTCATGGATCATCTCAAGGTTGGATTACCGATGGGCTTTCAATCGTCAATTATTGCAATTGGCTCAATCGTGATCCAAATCATGTTGAATACATTGGGTGCTAGCGCGGTTGCTGCTTACACAGCGGCTGGGAAGATTGATCAATTAGCAACTCAAGTTGGGAATTCATTTGGGATTACCTTGGCGACATATTCCGCACAAAATTACGGTGCACGTGAATTTGGACGAATCAGTAAAGGGGTCCGCCAGACACTAATGGTGTCAATCATCTTTAGTTTAGTGATGGGCGCGTTGATCATTGCCTTTGGACGACCACTGGTTAACCTGTTTATCGGGAACAATCAACCGCACGTGACGGATTTAGCACAAATCTACTTCCGCTTTAACAGTAGTTGTTACTTTATTTTGGCAATCTTATTTGCCATTCGCTATACCTTGCAAGGTTTGGGGCAGAGCTTTATTCCAACCTTAGCGGGGATTGCGGAGTTGTTCATGCGGATTTTTGCCGGGATCTTCCTCGTGCAGCAATTCGGCTTCATGGGCGCAAGTTTAGCCAACCCACTCGCTTGGATTGGTTCATGTTTGGTGCTATTGAGTTCCTATTTCAAGACAATGCACCAACTGAAGCGTCGTGAAGCAGGTAAGAATAGGGAGGAACAGGATGTTTAA
- the trpS gene encoding tryptophan--tRNA ligase, which translates to MNKKIILTGDRPTGKLHIGHYIGSLRNRVAMQDSGEYETFIMIADQQALTDNARDPEKIRNSLFQVALDYLSVGIDPAKTTVFVQSQIPALSELTMHYLNLVTVSRLQRNPTVKAEIQQKNFEQSIPAGFLIYPVSQAADITAFKATTVPVGDDQEPMLEQTREIVRTFNNVYGQEILVEPEGVFPPKGEGRLPGLDGNAKMSKSLGNAIYLSDDAQTLEKKVMSMYTDPLHIKVTDPGHIEGNTVFTYLDAFDDDREKVAELKAQYQAGGLGDVKIKRYLNEVLQAKFAPIRERRAEFEKNPEAVYKMLEEGSKKANAVAEQTLKEVRDAMGINYFN; encoded by the coding sequence ATGAACAAAAAAATTATCTTAACCGGCGATCGACCAACCGGTAAATTACACATTGGGCATTACATTGGTTCATTACGCAACCGGGTAGCGATGCAAGATTCAGGCGAATACGAAACATTTATCATGATTGCCGATCAACAAGCTTTAACCGATAATGCGCGTGATCCTGAAAAAATCCGGAACAGTCTCTTCCAAGTGGCTTTGGATTATTTATCAGTTGGGATTGATCCCGCTAAAACAACCGTCTTCGTGCAATCACAAATTCCTGCTTTGAGTGAATTAACGATGCATTATTTGAACCTTGTGACGGTTTCGCGTTTACAACGCAATCCAACCGTTAAAGCTGAAATCCAACAAAAGAATTTTGAACAAAGTATTCCAGCGGGCTTTTTAATTTATCCAGTCAGCCAAGCTGCTGATATCACGGCGTTCAAAGCAACGACAGTTCCTGTTGGTGATGATCAAGAACCAATGTTGGAACAAACCCGTGAAATCGTACGGACGTTTAACAACGTTTACGGACAAGAAATTTTAGTTGAACCAGAAGGGGTCTTCCCACCAAAAGGCGAAGGACGCCTACCTGGTTTAGATGGGAACGCCAAGATGAGTAAGTCATTAGGCAATGCGATTTACCTATCAGACGATGCCCAAACGCTTGAAAAGAAAGTGATGTCAATGTACACTGATCCATTGCATATCAAAGTAACCGATCCTGGTCACATTGAAGGCAACACAGTCTTTACCTATTTAGATGCCTTCGATGATGATCGTGAAAAAGTGGCTGAACTCAAAGCGCAATATCAAGCTGGTGGTTTGGGTGATGTGAAGATCAAACGTTACTTGAACGAAGTCTTACAAGCGAAGTTCGCACCCATTCGTGAACGTCGTGCTGAATTTGAAAAGAATCCAGAAGCCGTTTATAAGATGTTAGAAGAAGGTAGCAAGAAGGCCAATGCTGTTGCAGAACAAACCCTTAAAGAAGTGCGGGATGCAATGGGGATTAATTACTTTAACTAA